In Dromiciops gliroides isolate mDroGli1 chromosome 4, mDroGli1.pri, whole genome shotgun sequence, one DNA window encodes the following:
- the LOC122725880 gene encoding olfactory receptor 6K2-like, whose amino-acid sequence MSSFDVESTNWTTAQEFIFSAFPHDWGDAVICFVPLLFIYAFIIVGNLVIVIVVQIDTHLHTPMYFFISSLSFLELWYTTSTIPLMLSNLLSEKKSISLNGCMVQLYFFHSTGISEVCLLTAMAFDRYLAICRPLHYPTIMTPRLCAQLTLVCCVCGFITPLPEVVWISTLPFCGSNHLEHVFCDFLPLLRLACTDTRAIIMIQVVDVVHAAEIITAVLLILLSYAGILAVILRIRSAEGRRKAFSTCASHLMVFVLFFGSVALMYLRFSATYSLFWDTVIALAFTVLSPFFNPIIYSLRNKEIKEAVKKHMSQARIFSCKPK is encoded by the coding sequence ATGTCCTCCTTTGATGTGGAGAGCACAAATTGGACTACTGCTCAGGAATTCATCTTTTCTGCTTTCCCCCATGACTGGGGAGATGCTGTCATCTGCTTTGTTCCATTGCTCTTCATTTATGCCTTCATCATTGTTGGAAACTTGGTCATTGTCATAGTGGTCCAGATAGATACCCACCTCCACACCCCCATGTATTTCTTTATCAGTTCCCTCTCTTTCCTGGAGCTTTGGTATACCACATCCACTATCCCACTCATGCTTTCCAATCTGCTCAGtgaaaaaaagagcatttcctTAAATGGCTGTATGGTgcaattgtattttttccattccACAGGCATAAGTGAAGTGTGCCTTTTAACGGCTATGGCCTTTGATCGCTATTTGGCCATTTGTAGACCTCTTCATTATCCAACCATTATGACTCCCAGACTATGTGCCCAGTTGACTCTAGTCTGCTGTGTCTGTGGCTTCATCACACCCCTGCCTGAGGTTGTGTGGATCTCCACGCTGCCATTCTGTGGCTCCAATCACCTGGAGCATGTCTTCTGTGACTTCCTCCCACTCCTCCGTCTGGCCTGCACAGACACCCGGGCCATTATCATGATCCAGGTGGTTGATGTGGTCCATGCTGCAGAGATTATCACAGCTGTGCTCCTCATCCTCCTCTCTTACGCTGGCATTTTGGCTGTGATCTTGCGCATCCGTTCTGCTGAGGGTCGTAGAAAAGCCTTCTCCACCTGTGCTTCCCATCTCATGGTCTTTGTGCTGTTCTTTGGCAGTGTGGCACTCATGTACCTACGTTTCTCAGCTACATATTCCTTGTTCTGGGACACAGTGATTGCCCTGGCATTCACTGTTTTGTCTCCATTTTTCAACCCCATTATCTATAGCctaagaaataaagagataaaagaagcTGTGAAAAAGCATATGAGTCAGGCAAGGATTTTTTCCTGTAAGCCCAAGTGA